ATGCGGTGCGGTATTCAGCGCGTCGAGGTGAGAAACCCCGTGACATCGTCCAGGATCGGCGCCCGCCACTGCAGAAGGCTCGAAATCGCTGCCACTGTTTCGGCGTGGCCGAGCCCGGGATAGATCTTGAGAGAGACCGATCTCGCGCCGGCCCGTTGCAGCGCGACCGCGAGCCGCTCGCTGTTGCGCGGCAGCACGGTGGTATCGTCGGAGCCGGTCACCAGAAGGATCGGCGGAGCGTCGCTGCGCGCAAAGTTGATCGGCTGCGTTTGCGCAAGGTCGCGGGCGTTTCCGAATGCAGCCTTCGTGACCTCGATGTTGAGCGGCAGGAAATCATAAGGGCCCGAAAGCCCGACGGCGGAGCGGATATAACGCGAAGGCAGCCCGGCGGCGGCAAGATAGCGCCTGTCCAGCGTCAGCATCATGGCGTTGTAGGCGCCGGCCGAGTGGCCGATGACGTGAACCTGGCGCGGAGCGCCGCCGTAACGAGCGATGTTGTCACGGACGAAGCGCAGAGCGAGGGCGCCATCCTCGATGAAGACCGGAAAGCGGACCTCGGGAACGAGACGATAATCCGCGATCACGGTGACGAAGCCCCGAGCGGCGAACTCCTCTCCGACGAAGGCGTAGGTCTCCTTGCTGCCATTGGCCCACGAGCCGCCATAGATGAAGAAGACGACCGGCCTGTCGGTACCGCCACCTTGCGGGACATAGATGTCCATGCGCTGCCGGGGATGGCGGCCATAGGCGACATCGCGTGCGCGGTCGGTCAGGCCACCCGGTCGGAGCGTGGAGCAGCCTGGAAGCGCTCCCGCCGCTAGCACAGGAACGATCGCACGGCGGGAGTTTGGGTCGTCATGATCGCCATCGGCTTGAGTGCATTCGGCTTATACGCCCGGCCGGGCCGTTTGGATCCGCGGGGCCGATCATGCGAAAGCGACGCCGCTACTGAACCGGGGCCGCATGCGCGACGTATCTCCATGCACAGCCCCGGAGGTCGTCATGCGCTTCGTCGCCGCCTACATCGCCTTCCTCGTCGCCTTCGGAATCTGCGATGCCATCTGGCTCGGCACGATGACGGCGAGGCTCTATCGGCCGGCCCTCGGCGACCTGATCGTCGAGCAGGTGCGCTACTGGCCCGCGGCACTGTTCTATTTCGGCTTTCCGCTCGGTGTCGTGCACTTCGCGCTCATGCCTGCCCTGCGCGATGGAAGTGCGAGCGCCGCGCTCATCAACGGCGCCCTGATCGGCCTCCTCGCCTATGCGACCTATGACCTGACGAACTACGCCACGCTGCGCCCGTGGACGCTGACGATCACGCTGGCGGACCTCGCCTATGGCACGGTCGTGGTCGGTTTCTGCAGCTGGATCGCCTATGGCGCGGTCCGCCGCGCCATGGAATGGGGCTGGGTTTAGCCCCTGCCCGTCAGGCCGGGCGCAGGCGATAGTGATTGACGCCCCATGACGCCCCGGCCGCATGGCCGAACAGCCCGCTCGTCGCCAGAAAGAACAGGCGCCAGCGCCGACGCCAGAGCGGCGCTTCCGCACCGTAGACCTGGCGTAGAATCGGGTCGATCGTCGGCAGGTTGCGATCGAAATTCGCCAGCCAGTCCTCGGCGGTCGCCCGATAGTGCTCGCCGCTCCAGCGCCACTCCGCCTCGACGGCGAAGAGATCGGGGAACTGATGGGCCAGCGCAGCGCTCGGCATCAGCCCGCCGGTGAAGAAATGCTGCGCGATCCAGTCACCGGTATCGGCGGCATCGAAACGGTAGCAACCCTGCGCATGGGCGAAGACGTGGAAGAACAGCCGCCCGTCCGGCTTCAGCCAGCCATGGATCCGCCCGAGAAGGGCTTGCCAGTTCGCCATATGCTCGAACATCTCCACGGAGACGACGCGGTCGAAGCGCTCCTCCGAGGCGAAATCGTTCATGTCGGCCGTGACCACCCGCAGGTTGACGAGCCGGCGCCGAACGGCCTGCTCCTCGATGAAGGCGCGCTGCGAGGCCGAGTTGGAGACCGAGACGATCCGCGCCTTCGGATAGCGCTCGGCCATCCACAGCGAGAGCGAGCCCCAGCCGCAGCCGAGCTCGAGGATATCCTGCCCATCGGCGAGGTCGGCATGCTCCGCCGTCATCGTCAGCGCCGTCTCTTCCGCAGTCGCCAGGGTATCCCCGGGGTCGGCGTAGTAGCAGCAGGAATACTTCCGCCGCGCTCCGAGAACCTGATCGAAGAAGGCGGCAGGCACCTCGTAATGCTGTGTATTGGCGGTGTCGGTATGAACAGCGATCGGGAACGCCGCCATCCCGCGCGCGAATGCCGCCGCATCGGCGGATTGCGTCGCGAGCGACCGATCCGTGCGCCCGACCAGCGAGGCGATCACCATGCGGCTGACGGCGTCGGGCACGGTCAACCCCTCGCCCCAGTTCGAGAGCCTCTGCATGAAGGTCATGGCATCGCTCCTTTCGGCGGCAGCGGGATCAGCGCGCTGGTTCGGTTCTGGTAGGCCCGATAGGCCGCGCCGTGCTTGGCGAGCATGTGCTCCTCCAATGGCGGGATGCCCGAGATGCGCGTGAGCAGCAGCGTGATGCAGGCCGGCGCCAGCAGAGCGAGCCAGCCCCACGGATAGGACATGCCGGGCGCGATCACCGCGTAGGAGCACCAGAGCAGGCATTCGAAGAAGTAGTTTGGGTGTCGCGACCAGCGCCACAGGCCACGATCGCAGACGCCGCCCCGTCCGGAACGGGCGAAGGCACGCAGCTGCCCGTCCGCGACCGCACCGCCCGCCAGACCGGCGACGAAGACGATGATACCGGCGAGGTCCTGCCATCCCAGCACAGGCGCAGGGCTATGCGCCGCCAGGACGATCCCCAGCGCCAGCGGAATGCTGACCAGCGCCTGAATCTGGAGCAGCCGGACCATCTGCCTAGGGGCATCGTTACCCCAGTCGCGCTTGAGCTTCGCATAGCGCGGGTCCTCGGCGATGCCGCTGGTCCGGCGCGCGATGTGGAGCCCAAGCCGCAGCGCCCAGGCAAGCGCGAGCCCGGCCACCAGCCAGTGCCGCGACATCGGCCCCGCCCCGAACGGCAGCAACGCGCCGGCGATGCCGGTCGCGCCAAGGCCGAAGGTCCAGACCACGTCGATCCAGCCGGAATTGCCGCTGCGGCGTTCGATCAGCGTCGCCAGCGCCATGAACCCCGACATCGCCACGGCCGTGAAAACGACGGCCATGGCGAAGGAGGCGATGGTCACAGCCGCACCAGCGGTTGCAGCAGCCGGCCGAGCCAGCCCTGGAACAGCACGTTTCCGGTCATGGCGACGATGCAGGTGCAGCCCTCGACCGGGTCGACGCGCGGCGTGTGATCATGGTCGGAATCGGCTTCGTCGAAATCGCCGGCCGCATAACGCCCGTATTCGTGCTCGTAGGCGCCCGAGAGGATCGTGGTCCATTCGAGGCCGCTATGCTTGTGATGCGGCAATGCGATGCCCGGCCCGGCGCGCAGCATGAACACGCGCGCTTCCGCGCCGGGAACCTCGACGCGCCGCAGGGCGATCCGGATACCGATCGGCCGCCACGGGCCGAGGCCATAGGGACGCAGCACTCCGGGCAGCCCATGCTCGGTCGCCGGCGAAGCTTGGCCGAACCCTGCAGCATCGGGCCCGACCAGCCGCGAATACGGCGGCCCCATATCCATCGCGACGGGCTCGACCGCATCGAGGAGGGCGCCCTGCACAGCCTGCAGTTCCTGCACCCGCTTCCGGCTCTCGCGATCCGCCTCGACATGGGCGGCGACCACCAGCGCAAGGCCTTCGTCGAGTTGGCCCGCGGCGAACGTAGCCAGCATTTCATCGGATGGACGATGCGCGATGCTCATCGCAAATCCTCCAGTTTGCCGCGCAGATGCGACAGCGCCAGCCGCAGCCGCGACTTGACCGTGCCGAGCGGAATGGCGAGGCGTTGAGCAACATCCTGGTGGCTGAAGCCTTCCAGGAAGGCCAGTTCGACGACGCGATACTGATCGGCAGAAAGCTGCGTCATCGCAGCCCGCACGCGCGCCTCGCGCTCGGCTCCAGCGAGGGTCGTGTCGGGTTGTTCGGGGGCTTCTTCATCCAGGATCTCGTAAACTTGGGACAGCCGCGACCGGGTTTCCCGACGGGCGATGTCGATGCGTTGATTGCGCGCGATGGTCGCGATCCAGGTCGATGCGCTCGCTTTCGCGGGGTCGAACAGCGCCGCCTTGCGCCAGACTGTCAGCAGCGTCTCCTGCGCGACCTCCTCGGCCAGCTCCGCAGGGGTACCGCCGCGCATCAGCAGCCCCTTCACGCGCGGCGCGAAATGGTCGAACAGCGCGACGAAGGCTGCCCGGTCACCCGAGCATGCGATCGCGGCAATCAATGTGTTGGGGTCGAACAAGACGACGAAACGACCTCCTTGCGCTGCTCCCGCCTTGCGCATGCCATCGACAGTCAGGGCGAGTGCGGCAACCATATGCGAGATACGCCGGCGTCGCCGCCCCGGATCACCGGCCGATGGGCTCCGGCAGGACGAGCCGATATCATTCGGCGGCCTTCCAGTTCACGTCGCGGCAGATCAGGCGCCCGACGATGCAGCCGCGCGTGGTGAGCGCGCCGGCCGTCGCCGTGATCGTCATCGAATAGCTCCAGTCGCGCTTGGGATCGTAGGCGTTCCCGGAAAAGGTCCCGTCGGGCTGGCGCGATAGGGTCATGATGAGCTTGTCGCCGGCCGCCTCGCCCTTGCTGGTGTCGCCGATCCAGAGATTGGTGGCGCAGATCTTGTCGCCGCAGGGCGCGATGTGCACGCGCGCATTGCCGTCGTCGCGCAGCCATGTGCCGTCGAGATCGGTAGCGGCCGCGCTCGCGGCCGAAAGAGACGCGAAAGCGAGAGCGAGCGGAAAACGCCTCATGGCAATGTCCTTTCAGCGAATGCCCCTCGTCTACGCGCCACGAGCGCCGCCGGTTTCATCGGAGCGCGAAATCGTGTCGAGGCGGGCAGCGAAGAGCCAGCCGATCAGCGCGGTCAGCGAGGCCGCGCTCAGGAAATTCAGGCGCTGCAGCGCCGCATATTCGCCCTGCTCGTAGAGATGCAGCGGCGCGCCGAGCATCTCCGCAGGCAGCAGATAGGCGACGAATGCGAGCGCAGCGAAGCCCAGGGCAAACGCCCGTTCGGAGCGGCGAAACAGCAGCAGCGCGAGCACGAGGCAAGGAAACAGGAAGACTTCGACGCCTGAGCCCGGGCCGAACGCGACGCGGCACAGCAGCGTGTTGCCGATGCCAGCCATTAGCAAAAGCGAGCGCCCGAGAAGTGGGCTGCGGCGCATCGCGGCCGGCACCGCCGCGAAGAAGGGCGTCGACAGGAAGGTGACGTAGGACGGAGAGATCGTCGGCGACACCGCCCAGTAGAGATAAAGCGGATAGAAAGGCTGGTTCGAGACGATCACGAGCGCGATGGTATTGGCGATCGCCGCTCGCGGGTCGGGATGCGCGGCATAGGCGCCGATCGCCGCGATCACTCGCTTCAGGCCATTCGCACTCATCGCCCAACCCTCGCGACTCTCCGATCCCTCTTCGCTTACGCCGCAGCCCGGCCTTCGGGTCACCCGGCCAACGCGCTTTTGACGATCCGCGGCAAATCCAGAACGGAGCCCCCCGCGTATACCCCTCATGAAAAGCGGGGATGCGGAGATGGAACGGGCGCTGGACAAGCCGATGAGGATCGCTGTGATCGGTGCCGGTATCTCCGGCCTCTCCGCCGCCTGGCTGCTGGGACAGGCGCACGACGTCGTGCTGTTCGAGGCCGCCGCTCGGCTCGGCGGGCACGCCAACACGGTTCGCGTCGCCGGGGATGGCGGCGAGACGGCGGTCGATACCGGCTTCATCGTCTACAACGAGGCGACCTATCCGAATTTCATCGCGCTGATGGAGCATCTTGGCGTCGCGACGCAGCCGACCGAGATGTCCTTTGCAGTATCGCTCGACGACGGCCGCCTGGAATATAGCGGCACCAGCATCACCGGGCTGTTCGCTCAACGCAGCAACCTGTTCCGCCCGCGCTTCTGGGCGATGCTGCAGGACATCCGTCGCTTCTACCGCGCCGCATCGCGTGATGCTCTGATCGGCGTTGCGGCGGAGATTTCGCTGGGCGACTACCTCGCAGCCGGCTGTTATGGCGCCGCCTTCCGGGACGACCACCTTCTGCCGATGGCCGCGGCGATCTGGTCGGCGCCCTGCGCGGAAATCCTGTCCTATCCTGCCGCGGCCTTCCTGCGTTTCCATCACAATCACGGGCTACTCCAGCTCACCGATCGGCCGGCCTGGCGCACCGTGACCGGCGGCAGCGCCGTCTATGTCGAGAGGCTGCGCAACGCCTTTTCGGGTGAGGTCAGGACCGGCTCGCCGGTGAGGCAAGTCAGGCGCGGGCCGAACGAGGTCGTGCTCGCGGGCGACGGCTGGAGCGAGCGCTTCGACCAGGTCGTCTTCGCTGTTCATGCCGACCAGACGCTGGCCCTGCTCGCCGACCCCGGCACGGCGGAGGCCGAGGCACTCGGTGCCTTCCGCTACAGCCGCAACCGTACCGTGCTGCATGGCGACACGGCCCTGATGCCTCGGCGCCGGCGAGCCTGGGCAAGCTGGAACCATATCGGCGACCGGAGCCGGCCAGAGGCCGCCTGCGCCGTCACCTATTGGATGAACCGGCTTCAAGGCCTGCCGCAGGAGCGGCCGCTCTTCGTCACCCTCAACCCGCCGGACACGCTCCGCAAGGAGACCATCCTCCATGAGGAGATCTACGAGCACCCGCTGTTCGATGCCGCCGCGCTCGACGCGCAGACGCGGCTCTGGTCGCTGCAGGGCAGTCGGCGCAGCTGGTTCTGCGGCGCCTATTTCGGATCCGGTTTTCATGAGGACGGGCTACAGGCCGGGCTCGCGGTCGCCGAGGCGCTCGGCGGCGTGCGGCGGCCCTGGCGCGTGCGCGACGAGTCCGGCCGCATCCCGTTGCCCGCTCAGCGCGAGCAGGCGGCATGAGCTGGAACTCCGCCCTTTACGTCGGGCAGGTGCGACACCGCCGGTTCCGGCCGAAACCGCATGCCCTGGCCTATCGCGTCTTCTGGATGCTGCTCGACCTCGAGGAGATCGATGCGCTCGCCGCGAGCCTGAGAACCTTCTCGCGCAATCGCTTCAATCTCTACGCCTTTCGCGATGCCGATTACGGCGACCGTAGCGGGCGACCCTTGCGGGCGCAGATCGGCGAAGCTCTGGCGAGCGCCGATATCCCCTGGGACGATGGCCCGATCCGGCTGCTGACGATGCCGCGTATCCTCGGCTACGCCTTCAACCCGATCAGCACCTATTTCTGCCATCGCCGTGACGGCAGCCTCTGCGCCACCGTCTATGAGGTGCACAACACCTTCGGCGAGATCCACAGCTACGTCGCGCCGGCCGATGCCTCGGGAGAGCCGCTCCGGCAGGAGGCCCGCAAGCTCCTCCATGTCTCGCCCTTCATGGGTCTGGCGATGCGCTATGCCTTCCAGGTCGTACCGCCCGCAGAGAATGTCTCAATCACCATCGACGGTCACGATGCCGGGGGCCGGCTGATCGCCGCCACGATGAGCGGCAGGCGCGCGGCAGTGAGCGACGCGGCACTGCTGCGGCTGCTGGCGAGCCACCCGCTCCTGACCTTGAAAGTCACCGCCGCCATTCATTGGCATGCGCTACGTCTGCTGGCGAAGCGCATTCCCTGGCGGCCGCATCCGGCCCCACCGGAACAGCCCTTCAGCCCGGGCAACGCCGTGACGCCTCATGCGAAAGGACCGATACAGCCATGAGCCGGCCCGAGACAGAGCAGAATCTCCCCATGGTCGAGCAATCGCTTGAGCTGCCGCGCGGCATCAGCCTGTCGCGCTGGTTCCTGCGCCGCGCGCTCGCGCGCATCGCCGTCGGCCGCCTGACCGTCGTCACGCCCGAGGGCGAGCGCCTCCAGAACGGACATGGCGCACCCGGCCCTCAGGCCACGCTGATCCTGAAGAAGTGGCGCGCGATGCGGCGGCTGCTGCTCGACGGCGATATCGGACTGGCCGAGGCCTATCGCGACGGCGATCTCGATACGCCCGATCTCACCGCATTGATCGAGCTCGGCGCGCGCAACGATGCCACGCTGCGCCGGCTGACCTCCGGCGCGTGGCCGGCACGCCTGCTCAATCGCTTCCGGCATGTGCGGAATGCCAATACCCGCGCGGGCAGCCGCCGCAACATCACGGCGCATTACGACCTCGGCAACGCGTTCTACGGCCATTGGCTCGACGCCAGCATGATGTACTCCTCGGCGCTCTACGAAACGCCGACGGAAACCCTCGAAGCCGCGCAGCAGCGCAGGCTCGACAGGATCGTCGCCATGCTCGACCTTTCCGGCGGCGAGCATATCCTCGAGATCGGCTGCGGCTGGGGCGCGCTGGCGGAGCGGCTGGCCCGCGAAGGCTGCCGCGTGACCGCGATCACCCTGTCGCCTTCGCAACTCGAGGCAGCGCAGCGGCGCATTGCCGAGGCCGGCCTGGGCGAACGCGTCAGCCTGCAACTGCAGGACTACCGCGACATCTCCGGCCAGTTCGACCGCATCGTCTCGATCGAGATGATCGAGGCGGTCGGGCGGGGATATTGGCCGTCCTACTTCGCCACCTTGCGCCGCTCGCTACGGCCCGGCGGCCGGGTCGTCCTGCAGGCGATCACGATCGACGAACATATGTTCGAGGACTATCAGCAGGGCACCGATTTCATCCAGCGCTACATCTTCCCCGGCGGCTGCCTGCCATCCGTCCCTGCGGTGAAGAGCAAGGCGGAAGCAGCCGGTCTCTCCGTCACCGAGCAACTCGACTTCGGCGAGAGCTACGCCTTGACGCTCAAGGAGTGGCGCCGGCGTTTTCTGGAGCGCTGGTCCGAGATCGCACCGCTCGGCTTCGACGAGCCTTTTCGCCGGTTGTGGGAGTTCTACCTCTGCTATTGCGAAGCCGGCTTCAGGGCACGAACCATCGACGTCAACCTGATCGCGTTGCGGGGCAGCTGATCCACGCGCAGCCCGCTTATCCCGAAGCGAGCGAGATGCTTCCCTGCAGGGTTGAACCGATTTCGGTAGCGGGCGATGCGCCCACTACCGAGCGGTTGACATGGCGATGACGACGAAGCTGCCATCGCCATCGCGCAACAGATCGTCAATCCAGGAAGCTGCGTATTTGCACCGACTAGGCGATACTGAGGAAAAGCTCTTCGGGCGCCGGTCGTGTGGGGATGAGCCCGTCTGCAAACGACCATTCGATCATCCGTGAGATAACCTCCCGGTTTTTCTCGAGGCCCGACGGCCAATAGTCGCGCCCCATGATCTCGGTGGTGCGTCGCAGTTCCTCCCCTACCCAGGGCAGGCTGATCTTGAGGTGTTTAGTCCCGGCATTTGGTGGATTGGATCGAGGGTGAATCGTTTCCGGCTCTGAAGTCCAGCGCTTGCAGGTGAACTCGTAGGGCGTGAGGCCTTTGAGGGTCTTCAGGCGCCGGCCGAAATTGTAAGCTGAGACGAAGTCCTGGAGGTGACGATCGAGCTGGTCGTGGCTGTCGTAGTGATAGCGTTTGACGGTCGCGTCTTTGATCGTCCGGTTCATTCGCTCGACCTGCCCATTGGTCCAGGGATGGTTGATCTTGGTGAAGCGGTGCTCGATGCCATTCTCGCGGCAGCGCATCGCGAACATGTGGGTGATGTAACGGGCCGTGGGACCGTTGGCGTAGCGCGGCGGGAAGCGGAATTGGATGCCGTTGTCGGTCAGGATCGTATGGACCCTGTAGGGAACGGCTGCGATCAGGGCGACGAGGAAAGCTGAGGCCGTCACCCGGTTGGCGCTCTCCACCGGTTGCACGAAGGCGAATTTGCTCGTCCGATCGATCGCGACAAACAGATAGAGCTTTCCTTCGGCGGTCTGGACCTCGGCGATGTCGATGTGGAAGAAGCCG
Above is a genomic segment from Bosea sp. NBC_00550 containing:
- a CDS encoding alpha/beta hydrolase codes for the protein MDIYVPQGGGTDRPVVFFIYGGSWANGSKETYAFVGEEFAARGFVTVIADYRLVPEVRFPVFIEDGALALRFVRDNIARYGGAPRQVHVIGHSAGAYNAMMLTLDRRYLAAAGLPSRYIRSAVGLSGPYDFLPLNIEVTKAAFGNARDLAQTQPINFARSDAPPILLVTGSDDTTVLPRNSERLAVALQRAGARSVSLKIYPGLGHAETVAAISSLLQWRAPILDDVTGFLTSTR
- a CDS encoding DUF2177 family protein, which encodes MRFVAAYIAFLVAFGICDAIWLGTMTARLYRPALGDLIVEQVRYWPAALFYFGFPLGVVHFALMPALRDGSASAALINGALIGLLAYATYDLTNYATLRPWTLTITLADLAYGTVVVGFCSWIAYGAVRRAMEWGWV
- a CDS encoding SAM-dependent methyltransferase codes for the protein MTFMQRLSNWGEGLTVPDAVSRMVIASLVGRTDRSLATQSADAAAFARGMAAFPIAVHTDTANTQHYEVPAAFFDQVLGARRKYSCCYYADPGDTLATAEETALTMTAEHADLADGQDILELGCGWGSLSLWMAERYPKARIVSVSNSASQRAFIEEQAVRRRLVNLRVVTADMNDFASEERFDRVVSVEMFEHMANWQALLGRIHGWLKPDGRLFFHVFAHAQGCYRFDAADTGDWIAQHFFTGGLMPSAALAHQFPDLFAVEAEWRWSGEHYRATAEDWLANFDRNLPTIDPILRQVYGAEAPLWRRRWRLFFLATSGLFGHAAGASWGVNHYRLRPA
- a CDS encoding DUF1295 domain-containing protein encodes the protein MTIASFAMAVVFTAVAMSGFMALATLIERRSGNSGWIDVVWTFGLGATGIAGALLPFGAGPMSRHWLVAGLALAWALRLGLHIARRTSGIAEDPRYAKLKRDWGNDAPRQMVRLLQIQALVSIPLALGIVLAAHSPAPVLGWQDLAGIIVFVAGLAGGAVADGQLRAFARSGRGGVCDRGLWRWSRHPNYFFECLLWCSYAVIAPGMSYPWGWLALLAPACITLLLTRISGIPPLEEHMLAKHGAAYRAYQNRTSALIPLPPKGAMP
- a CDS encoding ChrR family anti-sigma-E factor; translation: MSIAHRPSDEMLATFAAGQLDEGLALVVAAHVEADRESRKRVQELQAVQGALLDAVEPVAMDMGPPYSRLVGPDAAGFGQASPATEHGLPGVLRPYGLGPWRPIGIRIALRRVEVPGAEARVFMLRAGPGIALPHHKHSGLEWTTILSGAYEHEYGRYAAGDFDEADSDHDHTPRVDPVEGCTCIVAMTGNVLFQGWLGRLLQPLVRL
- a CDS encoding sigma-70 family RNA polymerase sigma factor, translated to MVAALALTVDGMRKAGAAQGGRFVVLFDPNTLIAAIACSGDRAAFVALFDHFAPRVKGLLMRGGTPAELAEEVAQETLLTVWRKAALFDPAKASASTWIATIARNQRIDIARRETRSRLSQVYEILDEEAPEQPDTTLAGAEREARVRAAMTQLSADQYRVVELAFLEGFSHQDVAQRLAIPLGTVKSRLRLALSHLRGKLEDLR
- a CDS encoding DUF2147 domain-containing protein gives rise to the protein MRRFPLALAFASLSAASAAATDLDGTWLRDDGNARVHIAPCGDKICATNLWIGDTSKGEAAGDKLIMTLSRQPDGTFSGNAYDPKRDWSYSMTITATAGALTTRGCIVGRLICRDVNWKAAE
- a CDS encoding NAD(P)/FAD-dependent oxidoreductase; amino-acid sequence: MERALDKPMRIAVIGAGISGLSAAWLLGQAHDVVLFEAAARLGGHANTVRVAGDGGETAVDTGFIVYNEATYPNFIALMEHLGVATQPTEMSFAVSLDDGRLEYSGTSITGLFAQRSNLFRPRFWAMLQDIRRFYRAASRDALIGVAAEISLGDYLAAGCYGAAFRDDHLLPMAAAIWSAPCAEILSYPAAAFLRFHHNHGLLQLTDRPAWRTVTGGSAVYVERLRNAFSGEVRTGSPVRQVRRGPNEVVLAGDGWSERFDQVVFAVHADQTLALLADPGTAEAEALGAFRYSRNRTVLHGDTALMPRRRRAWASWNHIGDRSRPEAACAVTYWMNRLQGLPQERPLFVTLNPPDTLRKETILHEEIYEHPLFDAAALDAQTRLWSLQGSRRSWFCGAYFGSGFHEDGLQAGLAVAEALGGVRRPWRVRDESGRIPLPAQREQAA
- a CDS encoding DUF1365 domain-containing protein; its protein translation is MSWNSALYVGQVRHRRFRPKPHALAYRVFWMLLDLEEIDALAASLRTFSRNRFNLYAFRDADYGDRSGRPLRAQIGEALASADIPWDDGPIRLLTMPRILGYAFNPISTYFCHRRDGSLCATVYEVHNTFGEIHSYVAPADASGEPLRQEARKLLHVSPFMGLAMRYAFQVVPPAENVSITIDGHDAGGRLIAATMSGRRAAVSDAALLRLLASHPLLTLKVTAAIHWHALRLLAKRIPWRPHPAPPEQPFSPGNAVTPHAKGPIQP
- a CDS encoding SAM-dependent methyltransferase, yielding MSRPETEQNLPMVEQSLELPRGISLSRWFLRRALARIAVGRLTVVTPEGERLQNGHGAPGPQATLILKKWRAMRRLLLDGDIGLAEAYRDGDLDTPDLTALIELGARNDATLRRLTSGAWPARLLNRFRHVRNANTRAGSRRNITAHYDLGNAFYGHWLDASMMYSSALYETPTETLEAAQQRRLDRIVAMLDLSGGEHILEIGCGWGALAERLAREGCRVTAITLSPSQLEAAQRRIAEAGLGERVSLQLQDYRDISGQFDRIVSIEMIEAVGRGYWPSYFATLRRSLRPGGRVVLQAITIDEHMFEDYQQGTDFIQRYIFPGGCLPSVPAVKSKAEAAGLSVTEQLDFGESYALTLKEWRRRFLERWSEIAPLGFDEPFRRLWEFYLCYCEAGFRARTIDVNLIALRGS